CCCACTTGCACTAAAGATCACTACTTCCTAACCTAACTCCCATAGACTCAACATGAGAAGTAAAGACTTTCTCAGTAAGAGTCTTAGTAAATGGGTCTGCTAAGTTATTAGCTGAGGCAATCTGCTCCACCACTATTTCTCCATTCTGAACGAATTCCCGGATCAAGTGGTACTTTCTCTGAATGTGCTTGCCTTTCTTGTGATTCCGGGGCTCTTTACACTGTGCTATCGCACCTGTGTTGTCGCAGTGCATGACAATCGGTTTTTCTGCTGCAGAAACAACTCCTAATTCCATTAGGAATTTCCTGAGCCATACTGCTTCCTTTGCAGCTTCCGCTGCCGCCACATACTCTGCTTCCATGGTAGAATCAGCAGTACAATCTTGCTTGACACTTCTCCATGAAATAGCCCCACCCGATAGAGTAAAAACAT
The window above is part of the Pseudodesulfovibrio sp. JC047 genome. Proteins encoded here:
- a CDS encoding Ty1/Copia family ribonuclease HI; the protein is IFKYLRRTKDYMLTFRADDLTPLAYTDSDFQSDTDARKSTSGYVFTLSGGAISWRSVKQDCTADSTMEAEYVAAAEAAKEAVWLRKFLMELGVVSAAEKPIVMHCDNTGAIAQCKEPRNHKKGKHIQRKYHLIREFVQNGEIVVEQIASANNLADPFTKTLTEKVFTSHVESMGVRLGSSDL